In a genomic window of Halorussus salinus:
- a CDS encoding ABC transporter permease, whose translation MSYYLKRIGQSVVVFFVTVTATFALYRMLPFGPVEMMRVNLMNQLVQQGSPTPQQVEKINRMVEAYTGINPDKPWYVAYYEYLHDIVLYQDFGVSIVKREPVFDILFEAMPWSLFISIYGLALGTTVSLLLGAAMAYTEGSRFDTGMTIFSILNTTIPYYIVAIVALIVFSFNLGWFPSGGRMTQGTTPGFNYPFIAGIVEHAALPILSSFVAGFGGALAFRGNCIREMGKGYIRLARLRGISQGRIAIRYVGRNALLPVYTSIMMGIASLFGSSIILETIFNYPAMGFVTFEALMDRDYPLIMGSFVFFTSLTLLGILVADLTYGIIDPRVKGGAERESY comes from the coding sequence ATGTCGTATTACCTCAAGCGGATAGGGCAATCAGTGGTGGTCTTCTTCGTCACGGTCACCGCGACGTTCGCCCTCTACCGCATGCTACCCTTCGGCCCGGTCGAGATGATGCGGGTCAACCTGATGAACCAACTCGTCCAGCAGGGGAGTCCGACCCCACAGCAGGTCGAGAAGATAAACCGGATGGTCGAAGCGTACACGGGCATCAACCCCGACAAGCCGTGGTACGTCGCGTACTACGAATATCTCCACGATATCGTCCTCTATCAGGACTTCGGGGTCTCCATCGTCAAGCGCGAACCCGTCTTCGACATCCTCTTCGAGGCGATGCCGTGGTCGCTGTTCATCAGCATCTACGGTCTCGCGCTCGGGACGACGGTCAGCCTACTCCTCGGGGCGGCGATGGCCTACACCGAGGGGAGCCGCTTCGACACCGGCATGACCATCTTCTCCATCCTCAACACGACGATTCCCTACTATATCGTCGCCATCGTCGCACTCATCGTCTTCTCGTTCAATTTGGGGTGGTTCCCCAGCGGGGGCCGCATGACCCAAGGCACCACGCCGGGGTTCAACTACCCCTTCATCGCGGGCATCGTGGAACACGCCGCGCTCCCGATTCTCTCGTCGTTCGTCGCTGGCTTCGGGGGCGCGCTGGCGTTCCGAGGTAACTGCATCCGTGAGATGGGGAAAGGCTACATCCGCCTCGCGCGACTCCGGGGCATCAGTCAGGGCCGCATCGCGATTCGCTACGTGGGCCGCAACGCGCTCCTACCGGTCTACACCAGCATCATGATGGGCATCGCCAGCCTGTTCGGGAGCAGTATCATCCTCGAAACCATCTTCAACTACCCCGCGATGGGGTTCGTCACCTTCGAGGCGCTGATGGACCGCGACTACCCGCTCATCATGGGGTCGTTCGTCTTCTTCACGAGTCTGACCCTGCTGGGCATCCTCGTCGCCGACCTGACCTACGGTATCATCGACCCGCGCGTCAAGGGAGGTGCCGAACGTGAGAGCTACTGA
- a CDS encoding ABC transporter permease encodes MRATDDDTPSDDTPTRDDDSGRDVRTDGGLDDGGDARTDGGTGDETVFTRTSDVPTLTRREKARRTFDRRIYAPLAVLVRDWRAVVGGTILVTFLLTGLVAWVSASNWWLLESVVLVEQPSVMEGPIFTPPFQSMAYPLGTGVMGKSIFEQLVHAAPAMIQMILAGALLSVTIGTLIGTVAGYRGGAIDKVLMSLTDVVLTIPGIALIIVLAAIWEPRSPLIVGLLLGIDNWPRLARTIRSEVLSVREESFTEASRIMGLSQFTILRRDIISNLMPYISINFANGARTIIFESVALYFLGILPFTTLNWGVMMNEAYNGADLTNPSQLHWLFAPMLTIAVVSLGFILFAQGLDRIFNVRLRARHESTTADAESQ; translated from the coding sequence GTGAGAGCTACTGACGACGACACCCCGAGCGACGACACGCCGACGCGAGACGACGATTCTGGACGCGATGTGCGGACCGACGGCGGTCTGGACGACGGGGGCGATGCACGAACCGACGGCGGCACGGGCGACGAGACCGTCTTCACCCGAACCTCGGACGTGCCGACGCTCACGAGACGCGAGAAGGCCCGCCGAACCTTCGACCGGCGAATCTACGCGCCGCTGGCGGTCCTCGTCCGCGACTGGCGCGCGGTCGTCGGCGGGACCATACTCGTGACCTTCCTTCTGACCGGCCTCGTCGCGTGGGTCTCGGCCTCGAACTGGTGGCTCCTCGAAAGCGTCGTGTTGGTCGAACAGCCCTCCGTCATGGAAGGCCCCATCTTCACGCCGCCGTTCCAGTCGATGGCGTACCCCCTCGGGACCGGCGTGATGGGCAAATCCATCTTCGAACAGCTCGTCCACGCCGCACCCGCGATGATACAGATGATTCTGGCGGGGGCGCTCCTCTCGGTGACTATCGGCACGCTCATCGGGACCGTCGCGGGCTACCGCGGCGGTGCCATCGACAAGGTGCTAATGTCGCTAACCGACGTGGTGCTGACGATTCCCGGTATCGCGCTCATCATCGTCCTCGCGGCCATCTGGGAGCCGCGCAGTCCGCTCATCGTCGGCCTCCTGCTCGGCATCGACAACTGGCCGCGGCTCGCGCGGACCATCCGGTCGGAAGTGCTGTCGGTCCGCGAGGAGTCCTTCACCGAGGCCTCCCGCATCATGGGTCTCTCGCAGTTCACCATCCTCCGACGGGACATCATCTCGAACCTGATGCCGTACATCTCCATCAACTTCGCCAACGGCGCGCGGACCATCATCTTCGAGTCGGTCGCGCTGTACTTCCTCGGCATCCTGCCGTTCACCACGCTCAACTGGGGCGTGATGATGAACGAGGCGTACAACGGGGCGGACCTGACGAACCCCTCACAGCTCCACTGGCTGTTCGCACCGATGCTGACCATCGCGGTCGTTTCGCTCGGATTCATCCTGTTCGCGCAGGGGCTGGACCGCATCTTTAACGTCCGTCTCCGGGCGCGACACGAGAGTACGACCGCGGACGCCGAATCACAATGA
- a CDS encoding ABC transporter ATP-binding protein, translating into MASRIQTNAAEEDPDEEVVLEVRDANVSFDMSRGESRVLRDVDLQVRRGETIGIVGESGSGKSMLASAMLDAVVDPGQLSGEVIFHPDEGDPVDVLSLSEREQTELRWNEISFVIQAAQSAFNPTMTVGAHFEETLRAHDRDVTEGMESATELLEDLYLPADQVLRSHPHELSGGQKQRALIALSLILEPSVLVMDEPTAALDLLMQRSIISLLADLKEKYDLTLVFVTHDLPLVADIADRLAVMYAFELAEVGPTDAVVEDPAHPYTRALLKAVPNVSDEEIEVAGISGASPDPVNVPEGCSYHPRCPLADDECRRNDPDFESAGEDHEVTCFHWEDAADEIPLDTGGNDE; encoded by the coding sequence ATGGCTTCACGAATCCAGACGAACGCGGCCGAGGAGGACCCCGACGAGGAGGTCGTCCTCGAAGTCCGCGACGCGAACGTATCGTTCGACATGAGTCGAGGCGAGTCCCGCGTCCTGCGGGACGTGGACCTACAGGTCCGGCGGGGCGAGACGATCGGTATCGTCGGCGAGTCGGGGTCGGGCAAGTCGATGCTCGCGTCGGCGATGCTCGACGCCGTCGTGGACCCCGGCCAGTTGAGCGGGGAGGTCATCTTCCACCCCGACGAGGGCGACCCGGTGGACGTGCTGTCGCTGTCCGAGCGCGAACAGACCGAACTGCGCTGGAACGAGATTTCGTTCGTCATTCAGGCGGCCCAGAGCGCGTTCAACCCGACGATGACCGTCGGCGCGCACTTCGAGGAGACACTGCGCGCCCACGACCGGGACGTGACCGAAGGGATGGAGAGCGCGACCGAGTTGCTGGAAGACCTCTATCTGCCCGCCGACCAAGTGCTTCGCTCCCATCCCCACGAACTCTCGGGCGGGCAGAAACAGCGCGCGCTCATCGCGCTGAGTCTCATCCTCGAACCGAGCGTGCTGGTGATGGACGAGCCGACCGCCGCGCTCGACCTGCTGATGCAGCGGTCCATCATCAGCCTCCTCGCCGACTTGAAGGAGAAGTACGACCTGACGCTGGTATTCGTCACCCACGACCTGCCGCTGGTCGCGGACATCGCCGACCGCCTCGCGGTGATGTACGCCTTCGAACTCGCGGAGGTCGGCCCGACCGACGCCGTGGTCGAGGACCCCGCCCACCCCTACACGCGGGCGCTCCTGAAGGCCGTGCCGAACGTCTCCGACGAGGAGATAGAGGTCGCGGGCATCTCGGGAGCGAGTCCCGACCCGGTGAACGTCCCGGAGGGGTGTTCGTACCACCCGCGGTGTCCGCTGGCCGACGACGAGTGTCGGCGCAACGACCCCGACTTCGAGTCGGCGGGCGAGGACCACGAAGTGACCTGTTTCCACTGGGAGGACGCCGCCGACGAGATTCCCCTCGACACGGGAGGGAACGATGAGTGA
- a CDS encoding ABC transporter ATP-binding protein — translation MSEDDRATAGDRATATENRDPVVSLDDVEVHFTKERLLGLAGSETVRAVDSVSFDVYENDVVALVGESGCGKTTLGKTAIGVQRPTGGTLRYRGQDVWATKDDGPPEGGYTHDEIRRALQIIHQDPGSSLNPNYTVRSALAAPLKQWRSDMSEADRQARIYGLLEYVGMTPPSDYAERYPHQLSGGEQQRVALLRALLMNPDVILADEAVSALDVSLRVEMMDLFLELQDEFDTSYVFISHNLANAKYLTQKAGGRIGIMYLGELVEIGTPEQIIHNPQHPYTKVLLWATADVHSHGEVEEPPVRSLDIPDPADPPSGCRFHTRCPEAREACKRTSPELADDGDGRRTACFRTDEDHEYWDSDPLEDEEDDVQMNALSD, via the coding sequence ATGAGTGAAGACGACCGAGCGACCGCGGGCGACCGCGCAACGGCGACCGAGAACCGAGACCCCGTGGTCAGCCTCGACGACGTGGAGGTCCACTTCACGAAGGAGCGACTCCTCGGACTCGCGGGGTCCGAGACGGTCCGGGCAGTAGACAGCGTCTCCTTCGACGTGTACGAGAACGACGTGGTGGCGCTGGTCGGCGAGTCGGGATGCGGCAAGACCACGCTCGGCAAGACCGCCATCGGCGTCCAGCGACCGACCGGCGGCACCCTGCGCTACCGCGGACAGGACGTGTGGGCGACGAAGGACGACGGCCCGCCGGAGGGCGGCTACACCCACGACGAGATTCGCCGCGCGCTCCAGATAATCCACCAAGACCCCGGTAGCTCGCTGAACCCTAACTACACCGTCAGGTCGGCGCTGGCCGCGCCGCTGAAGCAGTGGCGCTCGGACATGAGCGAGGCCGACCGGCAGGCCCGCATCTACGGCCTGCTGGAGTACGTCGGGATGACGCCGCCGAGCGACTACGCCGAGCGGTACCCCCACCAGCTCTCGGGCGGCGAGCAACAGCGGGTGGCGCTCCTCCGGGCGCTGTTGATGAACCCGGACGTGATTCTGGCCGACGAAGCTGTGTCGGCGCTGGACGTGTCCCTGCGCGTCGAGATGATGGACCTCTTTCTCGAACTCCAAGACGAGTTCGACACCTCCTACGTCTTCATCTCCCACAACCTCGCCAACGCGAAGTACCTCACCCAGAAGGCGGGCGGACGCATCGGCATCATGTATCTGGGTGAACTCGTGGAGATAGGCACGCCCGAGCAGATAATTCACAACCCTCAGCACCCCTACACGAAGGTTCTGCTCTGGGCGACCGCCGACGTACACAGCCACGGCGAGGTCGAGGAGCCCCCGGTTCGGTCGCTCGACATCCCGGACCCGGCGGACCCGCCCTCGGGCTGTCGGTTCCACACGCGCTGTCCGGAGGCCCGCGAGGCCTGCAAGCGCACCAGTCCGGAACTGGCCGACGACGGCGACGGGCGGCGCACCGCCTGTTTCCGCACCGACGAGGACCACGAGTACTGGGACAGCGACCCGCTCGAAGACGAGGAAGACGACGTGCAGATGAACGCGCTCTCGGACTGA
- a CDS encoding HAD family hydrolase gives MYDSVVFDVDGVLLRRHADHPDVYGEAVAETFRAFDADPTPEERDAFFGTAAVPEMRAVCERHGVAFEEFWPERERRVSKLQQGMMERGERDLYDDCSVLPALAKGHDLGIVSNNQHETIAFMVEEFDLGDHFGAVYGRDPTVEGFRRMKPETHYLERALDDLGTRSALYVGDSAADVLAASEAGLDSAFVRRPHRDGYSLPEEPTYEIDRLTELRSLVAGEQ, from the coding sequence ATGTACGATTCCGTCGTGTTCGACGTGGACGGCGTCCTCCTGCGTCGGCACGCCGACCACCCCGACGTGTACGGCGAAGCCGTCGCCGAGACGTTCCGCGCGTTCGACGCCGACCCGACTCCCGAGGAGCGAGACGCCTTCTTCGGCACCGCCGCGGTCCCGGAGATGCGGGCGGTTTGCGAGCGCCACGGCGTCGCCTTCGAGGAGTTCTGGCCCGAGCGCGAGCGTCGCGTCTCGAAGCTCCAACAGGGGATGATGGAGCGGGGCGAGCGCGACCTCTACGACGACTGTTCGGTCCTTCCGGCGCTCGCGAAAGGCCACGACCTCGGCATCGTCTCGAACAACCAGCACGAGACCATCGCGTTCATGGTCGAAGAGTTCGACCTCGGCGACCACTTCGGGGCGGTCTACGGCCGCGACCCCACCGTCGAGGGGTTCCGGCGGATGAAGCCCGAGACCCACTACCTCGAACGCGCGCTGGACGACCTCGGCACGCGCTCGGCGCTCTACGTCGGCGACAGCGCCGCGGACGTACTCGCGGCCAGCGAGGCGGGTCTCGACTCGGCGTTCGTCCGCCGCCCGCACCGCGACGGATACAGCCTCCCCGAGGAGCCGACGTACGAAATCGACCGGCTGACCGAACTACGGAGTCTCGTCGCGGGAGAACAGTAG
- a CDS encoding zinc-dependent alcohol dehydrogenase yields MRAIVTDGDGEVWEERRERPEPAPGEALVRIRAVGICGSDLGLVEGEGPPWTDYPLVPGHEVCAEVVELGEEVSDLSVGDRVALHGFVYCGTCTPCREGRYYQCDDLKEVGFTIDGGYREYAALPAYTLTPIPDAISDEEACQIDSAACTLHAMKRVETDVTDTAAVLGPGSLGLYGVQLLRARGVEDVILTGTRDERLEVGADLGANRTVNVREEDPVAAVEEYTDGEGVDICVEAAGAGDVVDTCLQIAKKRGSVVLTGVFGERKEIDPNHIVSKELEVVGGVTASHAVEDVIELFRRGDLTTEGVVTHEFPLADYDDALDAVRERRDGVIKAVLRP; encoded by the coding sequence ATGCGAGCAATCGTTACCGACGGCGACGGCGAGGTCTGGGAGGAGCGACGCGAGCGACCCGAACCGGCCCCCGGCGAGGCGCTGGTCAGGATTCGAGCGGTCGGCATCTGTGGGAGCGACCTCGGTCTCGTGGAAGGGGAGGGACCGCCGTGGACCGACTACCCGCTGGTTCCGGGTCACGAGGTCTGCGCCGAGGTCGTGGAGTTGGGCGAGGAGGTCTCGGACCTCTCGGTGGGCGACCGCGTGGCGCTCCACGGGTTCGTCTACTGCGGGACCTGCACGCCCTGCCGGGAGGGCCGCTACTACCAGTGCGACGACCTGAAGGAGGTCGGGTTCACCATCGACGGCGGCTACCGGGAGTACGCCGCGCTCCCCGCCTACACGCTGACGCCGATTCCCGACGCCATCTCCGACGAGGAGGCGTGCCAGATAGACTCGGCGGCCTGCACGCTCCACGCGATGAAGCGCGTCGAGACCGACGTGACCGACACCGCCGCGGTCCTCGGGCCGGGGTCGCTCGGCCTCTACGGCGTCCAGTTGCTCCGCGCGCGCGGCGTCGAGGACGTGATTCTGACAGGCACTCGGGACGAACGACTCGAAGTCGGGGCGGACCTCGGCGCGAACCGCACGGTCAACGTCCGCGAGGAGGACCCCGTGGCCGCCGTCGAGGAGTACACCGACGGCGAGGGCGTCGATATCTGTGTCGAGGCGGCGGGCGCTGGCGACGTGGTGGACACCTGCCTCCAGATAGCGAAAAAGCGCGGGAGCGTCGTCCTGACGGGCGTGTTCGGCGAGCGCAAGGAGATAGACCCCAACCACATCGTCTCGAAGGAGTTGGAAGTCGTCGGGGGCGTCACCGCCTCCCACGCGGTCGAAGACGTGATAGAACTGTTCCGGCGGGGCGACCTCACCACCGAGGGCGTCGTGACCCACGAGTTCCCGCTGGCCGACTACGATGACGCGCTCGACGCCGTGCGGGAACGCCGCGACGGCGTCATCAAGGCGGTTCTGCGGCCCTGA
- a CDS encoding M14 family zinc carboxypeptidase: MTGASGSPRRTFEWIDDAIPRYESFFTVEEHRERGRALAADRDHVEYEECGESAGGETLWAVTVGEGSRSALLFGAPHPNEPIGSMTIDFLLHELATNDELRASLDYEFVCVPVADPDGVRLNEGWFDGPFTLSNYALNFYRTPPDEQVEATFPVEREDYSYDDPTPKTRMLADFIETHRPEFIYSFHNAAFGGCYYYLTEPLEPLHDALASLPEEYGVPLHRGEAEKFDAEQYDNAIYQLWTFADMYEDTRDGDEDSEDALIGGNAYDYASRFEDDVLEFVVELPYFHDPRIGDRTELDRTREEVIREGVRHRQTLAEEMRRGVEAVAEYLPDTPMAREAEGAVYHFEDEYEAKLEWAESAAETDESATVAQQIDERFLKQYHLLTYLGMLLRSIDHAAMSADEEARETLVETKAALEDAFHERIGEMRDHLDYETIPIWKLVAIQARAGLLCLDYRQNRTDT, translated from the coding sequence ATGACAGGTGCTTCGGGGTCGCCGAGACGGACGTTCGAGTGGATAGACGACGCGATTCCCCGCTACGAGTCGTTCTTCACGGTCGAGGAACACCGCGAACGCGGCCGGGCGCTCGCGGCCGACCGCGACCATGTCGAGTACGAGGAGTGCGGCGAGAGCGCGGGCGGCGAGACGCTGTGGGCGGTCACCGTCGGCGAGGGGAGTCGAAGCGCGCTCCTGTTCGGTGCGCCCCATCCGAACGAACCCATCGGGTCGATGACCATCGACTTTCTCCTTCACGAACTCGCAACGAACGACGAGTTGCGAGCGTCGCTCGACTACGAGTTCGTCTGCGTGCCGGTCGCCGACCCGGACGGCGTGCGACTGAACGAAGGCTGGTTCGACGGCCCGTTCACGCTCTCGAACTACGCGCTGAACTTCTACCGGACGCCACCGGACGAGCAGGTCGAGGCGACCTTCCCAGTCGAACGCGAGGACTACTCCTACGACGACCCGACGCCGAAGACGCGGATGCTCGCCGACTTCATCGAGACGCATCGCCCCGAGTTCATCTACAGCTTCCACAACGCGGCGTTCGGCGGCTGTTACTACTACCTCACCGAACCTCTCGAACCGCTCCACGACGCGCTCGCGTCGCTCCCCGAGGAGTACGGCGTGCCGCTCCATCGGGGCGAAGCGGAGAAGTTCGACGCGGAGCAGTACGACAACGCTATCTACCAGCTCTGGACCTTCGCGGACATGTACGAGGACACACGGGACGGCGACGAGGACTCCGAAGACGCGCTCATCGGCGGCAACGCCTACGATTACGCCAGCCGGTTCGAAGACGACGTATTGGAGTTCGTCGTGGAATTGCCGTACTTTCACGACCCGCGGATCGGGGACCGGACGGAACTCGACCGCACCCGCGAGGAGGTCATCCGCGAGGGAGTCCGGCACCGACAGACGCTCGCCGAGGAGATGCGGCGAGGTGTCGAGGCCGTCGCCGAGTACCTCCCGGACACGCCGATGGCGCGGGAAGCGGAGGGTGCCGTCTACCACTTCGAAGACGAGTACGAGGCGAAGTTGGAGTGGGCCGAGTCGGCCGCCGAGACCGACGAGTCGGCGACCGTCGCACAGCAGATAGACGAGCGGTTCCTCAAGCAGTACCACCTGCTGACCTATCTCGGCATGCTGTTGCGGTCCATCGACCACGCCGCGATGAGCGCCGACGAGGAGGCCCGCGAGACGCTGGTCGAGACGAAGGCCGCGCTCGAAGACGCCTTCCACGAGCGAATCGGCGAGATGCGCGACCACCTCGATTACGAGACGATTCCGATATGGAAACTCGTCGCGATTCAAGCCCGTGCGGGACTCCTCTGTCTGGACTACAGACAGAATCGAACCGACACGTAA